GAATAAAGCCTTGCTCCATGTATGGCGTAAATAATTTACTGATATTTCCCATGGTCCACATTCCGTGAGCAATAATGCCTGGAAGTCCTGCTTTTTCGGCTTCTTCATCAATGGTGTGGATCGGATTAAAATCACCTGACGCACCGGCATATTTAATTAAATCAAGCCTTGAAATAGGAGACAGCGTGATAGAAGAAATACATTCATTCACACTAAGCTCTGTGATTGCTGTCATAGTGACCATCCCCCTCTCTTGCTTGTTCTGTAAGAACGAGTACTACCTTGGATGTGAAAAGATTGTTTCCTTGCTTGTCTTCACCAACGTTAATTAGGGTTAGAAAACCGATATGACCGGACGCAGCCTGTTTTTCTCGATAATTTTCTACTTTGGAGTGACAATATATTTTTTCACCGATGAGTAAAGGTCTTTTGTATTCGAATGTCTGCTCGCCGTGAATTAGCCCTGCGACTGGCAGGTTTAAACCGGAAATGGTTCCATATGAAAAAGTACGAGGGAAAGTCGGAGGTGCTATGTTGTTTTTATATTTGGATTGTTTTCCATATTCTTTATCAACGTAAAGAGGATGAGCATCACCTATAGATCTTGCGAATGCTGCTACTGCCCCTCTTTCTACTTGATTTTCCACTTTTTCTGATTGTTTTCCAATTAAATGTTTATACATTGGGTTACATTCCCTCTTTCTGGCGTGATAATAACAAGTTTACACTATTCGGAAAATTCATTCTAGGAAAGTGCATACATCATAACACTCCCTCTGTTAGCTAGAAACAGAGGGAGAAAAATCAAAGCTTATCCTGTCATAGTCGTACTGAAATAAACAATCCAGGCCATCATAAGAAATCCGATGACCCCTTCTCCCATAATCGATCCTGTTTTTGTTGTTAGTGGTGCCTTAATATAAAACTTAGCAGGATACAATAAAGCAACTCCGCGCGGTGTTAGCATATCAAGCAGTAAATGACTTGCTGCACCTATAGTCAGACCGTACTGAAATGGTGCTGCCCAGTTCTCTTGTACGGCTCCGGAAGTTAGAAATAGAAACACTAAAAATAGTAAGCTGTGAGTAAATGTACGATGACCGAATATTTTATTGACCATTTTAGATATTAGGCCAAGCCTTCTTCCAATCCAGGAAAAAGGCTGGCATATATCTGGAATTAATCCTCCAGCTATCGTGCTTCCTACAAATATAGCACCATGGATGCTCTCTAATTGAAAAGGCATAGAATAAAATGCATAACATGCGGCGCCTGCTGCTGCAGCTCCTATAGTGTGAGTACCTGCATTCATTTTGGATTAACCTTTCTACTTTCTTGTTTGTTTACATAATATTTTTATATAAAACTAGGTGTTTTTTGATTCATTGA
This DNA window, taken from Alteribacillus bidgolensis, encodes the following:
- a CDS encoding MaoC family dehydratase N-terminal domain-containing protein — encoded protein: MYKHLIGKQSEKVENQVERGAVAAFARSIGDAHPLYVDKEYGKQSKYKNNIAPPTFPRTFSYGTISGLNLPVAGLIHGEQTFEYKRPLLIGEKIYCHSKVENYREKQAASGHIGFLTLINVGEDKQGNNLFTSKVVLVLTEQAREGDGHYDSNHRA
- a CDS encoding metal-dependent hydrolase codes for the protein MNAGTHTIGAAAAGAACYAFYSMPFQLESIHGAIFVGSTIAGGLIPDICQPFSWIGRRLGLISKMVNKIFGHRTFTHSLLFLVFLFLTSGAVQENWAAPFQYGLTIGAASHLLLDMLTPRGVALLYPAKFYIKAPLTTKTGSIMGEGVIGFLMMAWIVYFSTTMTG
- a CDS encoding MaoC/PaaZ C-terminal domain-containing protein; the encoded protein is MTAITELSVNECISSITLSPISRLDLIKYAGASGDFNPIHTIDEEAEKAGLPGIIAHGMWTMGNISKLFTPYMEQGFIQSFSTRFTGMVFLDDVLTLTAELTEKKEEKLIFTVKAVKQDETTAAKGTVIFNLY